The genomic interval AGCGGCGTATTCTCTTCAAATTTGAGATTCTGCCCAGTCTTTAACTTGCCGCCTCCTTTTCCACCTACCACCACCGGTAAGTTGCGCGGGGCGTGCCGGTTGCCATCCCGCAGTTCAGACGTGTAGATGACCATACAGTTATCCAGTACCGTACCTTCTCCTTCCGGGAAGGATTTTAATCTTTCCAGCAGATACGCATACTGGCCCACATGCCACTGATTGATCCGCATGTATTGTTCCAGCACACCAGGATTATTCTGGTGATGAGAAATCTGATGATGACTGCCATGTACACCTTCCAGAAAGGAGAAATTGCGGTTGCTCACCGAGTTTCCAAACATAAAGGTACTTACCCTGGTGGCATCACTCCAGAAAGCCAGCGCCATAACATCCAGCATCTGACGGGTTTTTTCGGTAATATCCGTTCCCAGATAGGCTTCTGCTTCGTCAATGCGCATATTCAGATGCGTCAGTTCTTTTTGCAGCTCTGGGGTGATCTGGTGTTTAAAGGCTTTGATCTTTTCCTCATTATCAATCCGCTTTTCTACCGAACGGATGGATTCCAGGTACTCTTCCAGCTTGTCCTGGTCAGAACGGCCTAATTTGCGTTGCAGGGCATCGGTATCTTCTTTTACAATATCCAGCACACTTTGTTTCCATCGTTCATTTTTGGGCTTGGCATTCGGCAATACACCCCGGAACAAGCGGTCGAAAGCCATACGGGGTTCTATTTCTTTGGAACAAGGCATACTCTTGGTTTTCCAGGAAATATTGCAGCCATATAATCTGGTAAACCCTACATTGGTATCAATACCCGGACTGATCTGTTCCAGGCCATATTGCAGGGAATCAAATACGGTGTCTGTGCCTTTGTGCCTGGCAATAATCTGGTCGAGGGAAGTGCCGCCGCTATCCAGGTTATCGCCGGTCGTTTTATAAATAGGCAGACTGGTGAGAATATTAGCCGTTTTGGCATAATGTCCATCAGCTCCCGGAAAGTTCGAATACTTATTAGTCAGCTCATTCAGTACCAGAATATCGTCTTTTACCTTGGCCAAGGGTTGCAGAATCGGAGAAAGTTCAAAATTCCGCCCAACCTGAGCCGGTGTCCACATATCCGGATGCACACCGTTGGGTACATACAAAAATGCAAAACGGACAGGTTTTTTAGCAATAGAATAGATGCTTTTACCTGGGGGAACCATCGCCTGCAGAAACGGCAGGGCGATACATGCGCCTAATCCTTTTAACATACGCCGACGGGAAATATGCCAGTTACTCATGTGCTTTATTTTTTAGTCAATACCTTAAATTTATCTGTATTATCGTTTACCTTGTAGCGGAATGGATAGCTGTTCACGAGTTCAATCATGAACATTTCCGTATTGAAATCATTTTGCAGCAGGTTGTCTACCAGTTGTTTCATATACGTTTCATCCACAAATTCGACTGAACGTCCAATGGAATAGGTAAACATTTTTTCTGCCAGCACCCGGGCAAACGCTTCCTTTTTGGTGAGCAGGATTTTCTTCAACTCCATAGGTCCATTGAACACTTCTCCACTCGATAAGGTATCCCAGGCAATGATCGGTTGGTCGCCATAGCTATTGCGCCACCTGCCAATGGCATCAAAATTTTCTAAGCCAAATCCAACCGGGTCCATTTTCTGGTGGCAACTCTGGCAATCCGGTTTCGAGCGGTGAAACACCAGCAGATCACGGATACTGGCACCTTCCGCAGCCGCTTCTTCCTCCGGCAATTGACCAGCATCAGGCGGGGGAGGAGGAGCAGGAGTGCCTAAAATTTCTTCTAACACCCATTTGCCACGTAATACCGGACTAGTTCTGAGCGGCAAAGAAGTAGCCGTCAGCACACTTCCCATTCCAAGTATTCCACCACGGGTACGGTCCTGCAAAGTAACCTTCCGCATCTGTTCTCCCCTTACGCCAGGAATGCCGTAATGTCGGGCTAGTTCTTCGTTTAGGAAAGTATAATCACTGTCGAGCAGGTCCAGGAAATTTTTGCGCTCGGTTAGTACATGATGAAAATAGTCTGACATCTCCTGGTACATGGCTTTCCTCAGCGAAGGCGTAAATTCAGGAAAACGTTCCGGGTCTACCGGGCTTGTTTCTTTCAGTTTACTGATGCCAAACCACTGGGTAGAAAAACTTTCCGAAAAACGCTTTGCCCTCGGATCTTTCAACATGCGCTGTACCTGTTTGCTGAGTACAGCCGGATTATGCAAATCATCCCGGTAAGCTACTTCAAAGAGTTCCTGATCGGGAAAGGTAGACCAGAGGAAATATGACAAACGGTTGGCCAGTTCGAAGTTACTCAAGGCAAATGGCTGACCCAGTGGTTGCTCATCTTCTATGCGGTATAAAAACTTAGGCGAAAGCAGAACAGTTTTAAAGGTTTCTTTTACAGCCAGTTCATACCTGTTTTCTTCTTCAGTGCCTTCGTATACTTTTTTGAATAAATTCAGTAATGGCTCTTTTTCTTCGGGTTTTAAAAACCTACGATACGCTTTACTGGCAAAAGGTATAATTACTTTTTCGGCTTTTTCCGCTGCTATATCGGCGGTAGTAGTAGAGGAAAAAACAGTTATAAACCAGTTGACAATCTGTTGCCAGAATGATTCCTGATAAGGGTTGGGAACAAGGGTGCGCCACAGTTTCTCATCGGCATAGGCTTTTTCCAGGATAATATCTGCCGCATCGTAATAGCGTTCCATTTTAAGCGGAGTCAGGAACATGGTACGGGCAAAATTATCGAAACCTGCGCCACCAGAACCGTCTGCCGGAAAATAGGCTTTTGCGTCAAAATCCACACCTGTCAAACTCAATACTGAATAGCGGTACTCGTCATGGCTCAATCGTCTGGCAACTACCCGTCCGGGATTGCTTGCTCCTTCTTTTAAAGCATTATTCAGAATTTGATTGACGTATTTTACAAGCGTATCTTGTTCTTCATGCGACATCCGGGGTTTGCTCATCGGGGGCATTTCTCCCTCTTGTACCAGTTTGAGTGCTTTCATCCACAAGTGGCCTGACCTGGCTATTCTTTTTTCTTCATTAAACCCTTCCAGCAGAACACCTCCTTCCATTTTGCTTTCTTTGTGGCAGGAAACACAATGCTTTTCCACAATCAACCGGATGGCTTTTATATTTTCCGGCTCAGGGTCAGCACCCAGTGCGGCAATATACGCTCCTGAAAAAATAAGTAGGAATACGCTTACTTTTTGCAGCATAGAAATGAAGGTGGTTTAAAACGATAAAGAAGCTTTTTCTTCATAGAAGAATGAAGCTCCTATACTATCTCGTTTGATTTTGGTTTAAAAGGCACCATAAGTTACTGCTTTTTTCCTGGAAATAGAATTTTTCAAAGGAAAAACTACATTATTATTCCAATTTTTATTCTGGATTGAAATAAATGCGAGAGTATTTTAATCAAAAGAGTTGTAAGAAGATAAAAAGACAGGAGAAATAGCCCTAATTTATATTGAAGTTTACTACTATGAAGAATACTCAAAAGAAGAATGATTTATGTATAATTCGTTCCTCTTTTGAGTATTCTATAGATAGATTTTTAGTGCAAAATTTACTATCAATCCATTCTCAATGAATCAACCGGATTCGTTCTGGAAACTCTGATCGTTTGAGAGCCAATGGTAACGATTCCTAATGTAAATAACAGGGCTGATCCAAGCAGGAGAATATCCAGTCCAAAATCTACCCGGTTAGGAAAGTTTTGGAGCCACACATTATTGGCCATATAGCTTAAAGGCGCTCCAATGAGTACAGATATAAAAAGAATAGTTAAAAAACCTCTGGACAGGAGCAACATGATACCCATATTACCGGCGCCCAGCACTTTGCGGATGCCTACTTCTTTCATTTTTCTTTCAGCGGTATACGTAGCCATTCCCAGCATCCCTAAACAGGCAATGGTGATAGCCAGAAAAGCAATAAAGCCAATGACAGAAACTACATCCAGGATGCCCTGATGGGTGGCGGCTAGTTGTTCATCGAAAAATTCATACTTCAGCGGATGTATAGGATCGATATTTTTCCAGGTATCTTCAATTTTTGAAATAGTTCCATTCAGACCGTTACCGGCTACTTGTACGTTCACATATTTGAAATTTTCGGGCTGGTTGTGCAATACCAGTGGGCCGATTTCATTGGTATTGAGCAGTAATTTATAACGGAAGTTTTCTACCACCCCAATCACCTCTACTACTTCTTTATTCCAGTTTACTTCCAAAGTTTGACCAATAATCTGGGAGGGATGCGTATAGCCTAATTCCTTCACTGCACTTTCATTTACCAGAATAAACCGGTCAGCGGATTCGCCTGATGCCGGTAAATGTTTGCCGGCCAGTAGTTTGATCTGAAGATTGTCGATAAATTTTTCATCCGTATGCAGTATCCACATGTTTGTAAACTCTGCTTCAGTACCTGGTTTTCGCAAGCCTATTCCATTGGAAGTACCGGTAGCCGGAATAATATCTGTGGCAGAAATAGCCGATACACCCGGAATAGATCGCAGTTGAGCAGAAACTTTCTGGTAATCGTTGCCTTGCAGTTCAATGTTGATGATGTTGTTTGTGTTGAACTTATAGTCAAATTCAAGGAAATGCTGAAATTGTTTGTAGATTAGAATGGAGGAAGTGATAAAAAAAAGGGAGATCACAAACTGGAATACACTCAATACTTTGCGCATCCCCAGTTTTCCTGGCCGCATACGATCCAGATTTTTGAGTACATATACGGGCTGAAATCCCGATAAATGTAAGGCAGGATACACACCGGCAATAATACCGATCAGCAACGCCAATCCAAAGAATAGCAGGTATACCACAAGCGTAGATTCCAGTTCAAAATGTAAAAACTGATTAATCCAGAGTCCTTTAAAGGCAGGTTTAATAAGGGTCAGCAGTATAATTGCCATGAGTAAAGAAAGCAGTGCCGTCATGATAGATTCACTTAAAAACTGAAAAATGAGGTCTTTTCTTTTGGCTCCGTTCACTTTACGTACCCCAATTTCTTTCGCTCTGGTGAGTGCTCTGGCTACCGATAAATTAGTATAATTAAGACAGGCCGAAACCATAATTACAATTGCCAGAACAGATAAAAAGTAATAGATCATCAGTGGCAGGCGGTAGGTTATTTCATTACTAAGTAAATCTGTATTGATATCAGAAAACTTCTGTCCAATCAGCTGAAAACCATCAAATTCTTTTAATGAAGTATATTTTTGACGTACTACTTGCTGTAAAGAAGCATTCAAGTCGGACTGAGTTTTGGTTGGGTCAAGCAGTACATACGTCCAGGTTTGGTGATGATCTTCCCATTTATCAGTAAGGTTAATGATTTTATTATCCCGGTATAAAGCCTGCAACGAAGCCGAAGAAACCAGTACATCGAAAGCCAAGTGTGATTTATAATTTTTATCTGCGATAATACCTGTTATGGTAAAATTTCCCCAGGAAACAGGGGGAGAATCTTTACCACTTTTCTGCAGGTAATGTAATCCCCGGTCTGTAAACTGAACCGTTTTACCAATTGGGTTTTCATTGTTGAACAAACGGCGGGCTACCTCACCGGTAATGACCATTGAATTTGGTTCTGCCAAGGCATTTTGTGAATTGCCTTGCGCAAGTTCATAACTGAAGATGGTAAAAAATGCAGGGTCGGTGAAAAAACCACGCATTTCTACCACTTGTTGCTTATATACGGCATCTCCACCGACACCTGAAAACAGTTGTGTAGCTTCATCAATATTGGCGTACTCCTTTTTTAGCGTACTTACCAGCGGAAAAGGGGTAGTCGCATAAGGTTGACTGGCTTCTTTGGGTTTGGATAAGATGCGGTAAATGCTATCTTTATTTACATGAAACTGATCGTAGCTTCTCTGATCGGCCAGCATCAGAATAATGAGCATACACACCGACATAGCAACTGCCAGTCCAAAGATGTTGATAAAAGAAAATGCTTTATGGCGGAGCAGGTTTCTGAAAGCGACTTTAAAGTAGTTATTAATCATATCCGGGTAAAGCGTAAAAGTAGGTTTGGAAGAGGATTTTCGTTTTAGTACAGCAGATGGAATATAGGCCAGTACATCCTTAAAATAGTAGTTTCGGGCTTTGCCTGGTGACATTCGCTGGGCACGCAGATGATACCGCTCCTGCAGATCACCTATAATTTCCTCTGCCTGATCGTGGTGGCAAATCCAGGTGAAGAGCTTTTCCGGCCATTTAGGGAGTAATGAATTTTCTGGCTTTTTCATAGAGGCTATAATATTTATCTGGCCATATCAATTTTAGGTAAAGCCTGAGGCAGGATGCGGCCCCATAAACTTTCTCTTACCGAGCGGACATCATGCAAAATCCGGCTGCCGGCAGGGGTAACAGTAAAAAGCCTTTTTCTTCGGCCTCCCCGTTCTTTGGTTGCTTCGCCCATGTAGGAGTTTACCATTCCTTTATCCTCCAGACGTTGCAGGGCCGCATGTACGGCCCCTGTACTTACGGTGTTGCCAGTCGCTGATTCGAGTTCTTCGGCAATCATCACACTATAGGCATTGGGTGTGAGTACGGCTACTGTCAGCAGCACTACTTCTTCAAATTCTCCTAGGTCGCTTCTTCGCATAATTACTTATTAATAGAGTATTTTTCTGATTACTTCCATTTCTGTATGCCAAATGCCTGCCAGGTTTATAAGTTGTTATAAATCAGCAAAATACTTTCTTGTTCTTTTAAAATAGGGTTTCAAAAGTGTTCGGATACGTACAGTGAGTGTCTGTAGATGAACATGGGTGGGATAGATAAAATAAGAGCAGTATATGTTCTGATCATATACTGCTCCATGATTATTCTAAGTTGGAAACAAAAGCAACAGCAAACCTGGCCTTTTAAATTGCTCTTTTACTTCACTAGTTC from Rhodocytophaga rosea carries:
- a CDS encoding DUF1552 domain-containing protein; translated protein: MSNWHISRRRMLKGLGACIALPFLQAMVPPGKSIYSIAKKPVRFAFLYVPNGVHPDMWTPAQVGRNFELSPILQPLAKVKDDILVLNELTNKYSNFPGADGHYAKTANILTSLPIYKTTGDNLDSGGTSLDQIIARHKGTDTVFDSLQYGLEQISPGIDTNVGFTRLYGCNISWKTKSMPCSKEIEPRMAFDRLFRGVLPNAKPKNERWKQSVLDIVKEDTDALQRKLGRSDQDKLEEYLESIRSVEKRIDNEEKIKAFKHQITPELQKELTHLNMRIDEAEAYLGTDITEKTRQMLDVMALAFWSDATRVSTFMFGNSVSNRNFSFLEGVHGSHHQISHHQNNPGVLEQYMRINQWHVGQYAYLLERLKSFPEGEGTVLDNCMVIYTSELRDGNRHAPRNLPVVVGGKGGGKLKTGQNLKFEENTPLSNLYLSMMRVLDIPMECFADSTGELSEIYA
- a CDS encoding DUF1592 domain-containing protein, giving the protein MLQKVSVFLLIFSGAYIAALGADPEPENIKAIRLIVEKHCVSCHKESKMEGGVLLEGFNEEKRIARSGHLWMKALKLVQEGEMPPMSKPRMSHEEQDTLVKYVNQILNNALKEGASNPGRVVARRLSHDEYRYSVLSLTGVDFDAKAYFPADGSGGAGFDNFARTMFLTPLKMERYYDAADIILEKAYADEKLWRTLVPNPYQESFWQQIVNWFITVFSSTTTADIAAEKAEKVIIPFASKAYRRFLKPEEKEPLLNLFKKVYEGTEEENRYELAVKETFKTVLLSPKFLYRIEDEQPLGQPFALSNFELANRLSYFLWSTFPDQELFEVAYRDDLHNPAVLSKQVQRMLKDPRAKRFSESFSTQWFGISKLKETSPVDPERFPEFTPSLRKAMYQEMSDYFHHVLTERKNFLDLLDSDYTFLNEELARHYGIPGVRGEQMRKVTLQDRTRGGILGMGSVLTATSLPLRTSPVLRGKWVLEEILGTPAPPPPPDAGQLPEEEAAAEGASIRDLLVFHRSKPDCQSCHQKMDPVGFGLENFDAIGRWRNSYGDQPIIAWDTLSSGEVFNGPMELKKILLTKKEAFARVLAEKMFTYSIGRSVEFVDETYMKQLVDNLLQNDFNTEMFMIELVNSYPFRYKVNDNTDKFKVLTKK
- a CDS encoding ABC transporter permease, translating into MKKPENSLLPKWPEKLFTWICHHDQAEEIIGDLQERYHLRAQRMSPGKARNYYFKDVLAYIPSAVLKRKSSSKPTFTLYPDMINNYFKVAFRNLLRHKAFSFINIFGLAVAMSVCMLIILMLADQRSYDQFHVNKDSIYRILSKPKEASQPYATTPFPLVSTLKKEYANIDEATQLFSGVGGDAVYKQQVVEMRGFFTDPAFFTIFSYELAQGNSQNALAEPNSMVITGEVARRLFNNENPIGKTVQFTDRGLHYLQKSGKDSPPVSWGNFTITGIIADKNYKSHLAFDVLVSSASLQALYRDNKIINLTDKWEDHHQTWTYVLLDPTKTQSDLNASLQQVVRQKYTSLKEFDGFQLIGQKFSDINTDLLSNEITYRLPLMIYYFLSVLAIVIMVSACLNYTNLSVARALTRAKEIGVRKVNGAKRKDLIFQFLSESIMTALLSLLMAIILLTLIKPAFKGLWINQFLHFELESTLVVYLLFFGLALLIGIIAGVYPALHLSGFQPVYVLKNLDRMRPGKLGMRKVLSVFQFVISLFFITSSILIYKQFQHFLEFDYKFNTNNIINIELQGNDYQKVSAQLRSIPGVSAISATDIIPATGTSNGIGLRKPGTEAEFTNMWILHTDEKFIDNLQIKLLAGKHLPASGESADRFILVNESAVKELGYTHPSQIIGQTLEVNWNKEVVEVIGVVENFRYKLLLNTNEIGPLVLHNQPENFKYVNVQVAGNGLNGTISKIEDTWKNIDPIHPLKYEFFDEQLAATHQGILDVVSVIGFIAFLAITIACLGMLGMATYTAERKMKEVGIRKVLGAGNMGIMLLLSRGFLTILFISVLIGAPLSYMANNVWLQNFPNRVDFGLDILLLGSALLFTLGIVTIGSQTIRVSRTNPVDSLRMD
- a CDS encoding PadR family transcriptional regulator; translated protein: MRRSDLGEFEEVVLLTVAVLTPNAYSVMIAEELESATGNTVSTGAVHAALQRLEDKGMVNSYMGEATKERGGRRKRLFTVTPAGSRILHDVRSVRESLWGRILPQALPKIDMAR